One genomic window of Sporosarcina ureae includes the following:
- a CDS encoding ABC transporter substrate-binding protein yields the protein MKKMIAGFVFVLMIGLLAACGSADQQIGKASAEGEKGNGPVEIKLGVGYATEENLWLIKVASDLAPNYGEKYTLDLQQFRANTDRLNAYRAGQIQGGSIGQGAAIMSAAQGINLKIVANIAKETPGEGFNSAFMGLKDAGLESAADLKGKTIGIPDFKSPTDMWARSAVKAAGLDPDKDVKYAVLPTPAVEEAVKSGKIDVGLFPQPFYEMAQEAGELKTVFTSKDGVPIDEDFLNLFLHPDFIAEHEEAVRALVEDLQYMTRYYVENKKEARQKLLDAEFVLSEPEIYLNLVDYNRSIDSSLTKESWELVQEILLEDEWIEQKVDLDELIDDSFLAK from the coding sequence ATGAAGAAAATGATTGCAGGTTTTGTCTTCGTATTGATGATCGGACTATTGGCTGCATGTGGTTCTGCTGATCAACAAATTGGTAAAGCTTCAGCTGAAGGAGAAAAAGGGAATGGACCGGTTGAAATTAAATTAGGCGTCGGCTATGCAACAGAAGAAAACTTATGGCTAATTAAAGTGGCATCCGATCTGGCGCCGAATTATGGAGAGAAATATACATTAGACCTTCAGCAATTTAGGGCGAATACTGATCGATTGAATGCTTATCGAGCTGGGCAAATTCAAGGGGGATCAATTGGACAAGGGGCAGCGATTATGTCGGCAGCTCAAGGGATCAATTTGAAAATTGTTGCAAACATAGCTAAAGAAACACCTGGGGAAGGATTCAACTCGGCATTCATGGGACTGAAAGATGCTGGCCTTGAATCAGCGGCCGACTTAAAAGGCAAAACAATTGGTATCCCTGATTTCAAATCACCTACTGATATGTGGGCACGTTCGGCTGTGAAAGCAGCAGGGTTAGATCCTGATAAAGATGTAAAGTATGCGGTGCTTCCAACTCCGGCAGTGGAAGAAGCGGTGAAAAGTGGGAAGATAGATGTCGGTTTATTTCCACAACCTTTCTATGAAATGGCACAAGAAGCCGGTGAATTAAAAACAGTGTTCACTTCCAAAGATGGTGTTCCGATAGACGAAGATTTCCTGAATCTCTTTTTACATCCCGACTTTATTGCAGAGCATGAAGAGGCGGTTCGTGCACTCGTGGAAGACTTACAATATATGACAAGGTACTATGTGGAGAACAAAAAAGAGGCTCGTCAAAAGTTGCTGGATGCTGAATTTGTTCTTTCTGAACCGGAAATTTATCTCAATCTAGTCGATTATAACCGTTCGATCGATAGTTCACTTACGAAAGAAAGCTGGGAGCTTGTCCAAGAAATTTTGCTGGAAGACGAATGGATTGAACAGAAAGTTGACTTAGATGAATTGATTGATGACTCATTCTTAGCCAAATAA
- the hcaB gene encoding 3-(cis-5,6-dihydroxycyclohexa-1,3-dien-1-yl)propanoate dehydrogenase, with amino-acid sequence MESLDGKVAIVTGGTNGIGEAVAREYIHQGAKVCILGRSEEKLNALQEEFKDNILTVKGDVTKYSSHQEVVRKTVEKFGKLDILVSNAGVFDGFVTLERLPEEHLDEAFSTIFDINVKGGLLAAKAAAEELKKTKGNIIFTVSNSGFYPNGGGPIYTASKHAIVGLIRELAYELAPEIRVNGVSPGGTVTEITAIPCLQDSVKQIDKETRKKNIASRNPLQIAQEASDHNGAYVLLASDNAKAITGTIIESDGGLGVRGMPGTTF; translated from the coding sequence ATGGAATCATTGGATGGAAAAGTTGCAATTGTGACAGGTGGAACGAACGGCATTGGGGAAGCAGTCGCAAGGGAGTATATACATCAAGGTGCTAAAGTTTGTATTTTGGGAAGGTCAGAAGAGAAGCTGAATGCGTTACAAGAAGAATTTAAAGACAATATTTTAACAGTGAAAGGCGACGTAACAAAATATTCAAGCCATCAAGAAGTTGTCCGAAAAACGGTGGAGAAGTTTGGAAAACTGGATATATTAGTTTCCAATGCAGGCGTATTCGATGGCTTTGTCACATTGGAGCGACTGCCAGAAGAGCATCTGGATGAAGCGTTTTCAACTATTTTCGATATAAATGTAAAAGGGGGCTTATTGGCGGCAAAAGCTGCTGCTGAAGAGCTGAAGAAAACGAAAGGGAATATCATCTTCACTGTTTCCAATTCCGGGTTTTATCCGAATGGCGGAGGCCCTATTTACACGGCAAGTAAGCATGCGATTGTAGGGCTTATCCGAGAGTTGGCTTATGAGTTGGCTCCTGAGATTAGAGTAAATGGCGTGTCACCTGGTGGAACGGTCACGGAAATCACTGCGATCCCATGCCTGCAAGATAGCGTAAAACAGATAGATAAGGAAACGAGAAAGAAAAATATTGCAAGTAGAAATCCACTGCAAATTGCTCAGGAAGCAAGTGATCACAACGGCGCCTATGTCCTATTGGCATCTGATAACGCTAAGGCGATAACAGGAACCATCATAGAGAGTGACGGAGGGCTTGGTGTGAGAGGGATGCCTGGTACGACTTTCTGA
- a CDS encoding aromatic-ring-hydroxylating dioxygenase subunit beta: MHEDIILQHEIEQWLYKESELLDQLNFDGWYELLSEEISYTMPLRINQMEKSKPDYSEATLLFDDDSTTLKLRIDRMKTDMAWAELPPSRTRRNVSNVKIKEVSENEVAVHSNLLLYRSRSTDTTADLISGERKDVLRKENGDWKLVSRWFLADQTSLGTRNLAIFV, encoded by the coding sequence ATGCATGAGGATATTATATTGCAACATGAAATTGAGCAATGGCTTTATAAAGAATCAGAGCTTTTGGATCAATTGAATTTTGATGGTTGGTATGAACTGTTGTCTGAGGAAATCAGTTATACAATGCCTTTAAGAATCAATCAAATGGAAAAGTCAAAACCTGATTACTCAGAAGCTACCTTACTATTCGACGATGATTCGACAACTTTGAAACTTCGAATCGATCGTATGAAAACAGATATGGCGTGGGCTGAATTGCCACCATCACGTACAAGAAGGAATGTTTCGAATGTGAAGATCAAAGAAGTGTCGGAAAATGAAGTGGCTGTCCATAGTAATTTGCTGTTGTATAGAAGTAGAAGTACAGATACGACTGCTGACTTAATCTCGGGAGAGCGTAAAGACGTACTCCGCAAAGAAAATGGTGATTGGAAGTTAGTATCACGCTGGTTCTTAGCAGATCAGACGTCTTTAGGAACAAGAAACTTGGCGATTTTTGTTTAA
- a CDS encoding aromatic ring-hydroxylating oxygenase subunit alpha: MTTTSTKQVPRLDEMTRSELIQYLKDTVKPEEGMIPSYIFSHPKVYELEMEKIFLKDWLFVAHKSEIPNIGDFVTREMGGQSVIVTHGADGEIHVLLNVCTHRGMKLCRMDNGNQKNFTCPYHGFNFKNTGDLIGIPFQKVVYGETMDKSKMGLKEIRHDVYADLIFATLNSEAVSLEEFLGDIKWYLDLAFNRAEMEVVGLPQKWNVDGTWKLGSDNTISDSYHTLVSHGSIAKLGLVPTGDYSKYGYQIYTGNGHGLNLGMPNPDGFAFPESLIDEYKERLNEDQYDILKQMKNMIVCVSPNIMILISSMDLKGQKISHTSLRIWKPTGPDSMEISSWMLVEKNATEEWKRLSEQAFTLTFGASGIFEQDDTENFTDITQNSKSPYHLHENIVFNYTMGMHQEPVEDFVGPGIVYKDKFNEANSRAFFRNWLDQITAE, encoded by the coding sequence ATGACTACTACGAGTACTAAACAAGTTCCGCGGCTAGACGAAATGACAAGAAGTGAATTGATTCAATACTTAAAAGATACAGTTAAGCCAGAAGAAGGCATGATTCCATCTTATATTTTCTCACATCCAAAAGTTTATGAGCTTGAGATGGAGAAAATTTTCTTAAAGGACTGGCTATTTGTCGCCCATAAGTCGGAAATACCGAACATAGGAGATTTTGTGACACGGGAAATGGGCGGACAGAGCGTCATCGTCACACATGGTGCAGATGGTGAAATTCATGTGTTGCTAAATGTTTGTACACATCGCGGTATGAAACTTTGCCGGATGGATAACGGAAATCAAAAAAACTTTACGTGTCCTTACCATGGGTTCAACTTTAAAAACACTGGTGACTTGATCGGGATTCCGTTCCAGAAAGTCGTTTACGGTGAAACGATGGATAAAAGTAAAATGGGCTTGAAGGAAATTCGTCATGATGTCTATGCAGACTTGATTTTTGCAACGCTTAATTCTGAAGCTGTTTCCCTCGAAGAATTTTTAGGAGATATTAAATGGTATCTCGACCTGGCATTTAACCGTGCAGAAATGGAGGTTGTAGGTCTTCCGCAAAAATGGAATGTAGATGGAACTTGGAAACTGGGATCAGACAATACAATTTCTGACTCTTACCATACATTGGTTTCTCACGGATCGATTGCAAAATTAGGCCTTGTTCCGACAGGGGACTATTCAAAATATGGTTACCAGATTTATACGGGGAACGGGCATGGATTGAATTTAGGCATGCCGAACCCTGACGGTTTTGCCTTTCCTGAAAGCTTAATTGATGAATATAAAGAACGACTCAATGAAGATCAATACGACATTTTGAAGCAGATGAAGAATATGATTGTTTGTGTCTCTCCGAATATTATGATTCTCATTTCTTCGATGGATTTAAAAGGCCAGAAAATCTCTCATACATCCCTTCGTATCTGGAAGCCGACGGGACCAGACTCCATGGAGATATCATCTTGGATGCTTGTTGAAAAAAATGCAACAGAAGAATGGAAGAGATTATCAGAACAAGCTTTTACACTAACGTTCGGAGCTTCTGGAATTTTCGAACAAGACGATACAGAAAATTTTACAGATATCACACAAAACAGTAAAAGTCCATATCATTTACATGAGAACATTGTCTTTAACTACACGATGGGTATGCATCAAGAGCCAGTAGAAGACTTCGTTGGACCTGGTATTGTTTATAAAGATAAATTTAATGAAGCGAACTCCAGAGCATTTTTCAGAAACTGGCTTGATCAAATAACGGCTGAATAA
- the nadX gene encoding aspartate dehydrogenase, with protein sequence MNIGIIGAGSIATFIIKEIQQMQLDGLKVKSLFVRNLKKYEQLAADYGVQLFNDIDQFLESDIDIVVEAANVATAHQHVPKVLEKKEVIIISIGALADEAFLEEVKLLGKKHKHSIYLPSGAIGGIDAIQNANGLGELKRVSLTTRKPAHSFGEDIVGEKVIFQGSAAEAIEKFPKNINVSIVLSLAGIGVENTKVEIIADSTVTKNHHQIQAEGTFGSMTFQIENEPMRTNPNTSMLAALSVLGTLKKLQSTIKIGL encoded by the coding sequence ATGAACATAGGTATTATCGGAGCCGGTTCCATTGCGACATTCATCATAAAAGAAATACAGCAAATGCAGTTGGACGGATTGAAAGTGAAGAGCTTATTTGTCCGCAACTTAAAAAAATATGAACAGCTAGCTGCTGATTATGGAGTCCAGTTGTTCAATGATATCGATCAATTTCTCGAATCCGATATAGACATCGTAGTGGAAGCAGCCAACGTAGCAACGGCTCATCAGCACGTTCCAAAGGTGCTTGAGAAAAAAGAAGTGATCATCATTAGTATCGGAGCACTAGCTGATGAGGCATTTTTAGAAGAAGTTAAATTATTAGGAAAAAAACACAAACATTCAATTTATTTACCATCCGGTGCAATAGGAGGAATAGATGCAATCCAAAATGCAAATGGATTAGGAGAATTGAAAAGGGTTTCATTAACAACGAGGAAACCGGCGCATTCATTTGGAGAGGACATCGTAGGGGAAAAAGTGATTTTCCAAGGATCAGCTGCAGAAGCGATTGAAAAATTCCCTAAAAATATCAATGTTTCGATTGTATTATCACTCGCTGGGATCGGAGTGGAAAATACGAAAGTTGAAATTATTGCCGATTCGACAGTGACGAAAAATCATCATCAAATTCAAGCGGAAGGTACTTTTGGGTCTATGACGTTTCAAATTGAAAACGAGCCGATGCGTACGAACCCTAACACGAGTATGTTAGCCGCTTTAAGTGTGCTAGGTACATTGAAAAAGTTGCAATCTACTATAAAGATCGGCTTATAA
- a CDS encoding aldehyde dehydrogenase family protein, whose amino-acid sequence MVYKTEATLQISGKILVNGEWKTLNRHKDVINPAVTSEVVGFIGLASEEDVDRAITAAADAYPTWSQTSLDERIERVHQVWERVKDRVDEYTTLFVRENGKTLQEGKLDIQRCVQILNELPENLKNWYEPRDLSGQAQQVEIRRRPRGVTAIITPWNSPMILTFKRVIPAILTGNTVVFKPATDCPLTIMVFMKELADCLPPGVLNVVTGSGGLIGDRIAKDERVRTIAFVGGTNTGKVLMEKSSSTLKKLNMELGGNDPAIILADADLNKETILKLRNGVLKGAGQVCSAIKRIYVHETRYEELLDKLSEEFNKTIVGNGIQPDVKMGPLNNESQFRFVKDLIDHAEKEGAKVHYFGRKLNEDTWEDGYFMLPAIVTNVHQESEIMRAEQFGPVIPVMSFNDTEQVIKYANDSEYGLRASIWTTDIEAAKRLADRIEAGAIFFNNHTIFKDLRLDFPGIKESGLSSVTEFGGFEHFTDSYGFAE is encoded by the coding sequence TTGGTCTATAAAACGGAAGCAACTTTGCAAATTTCAGGAAAGATATTAGTGAACGGTGAATGGAAAACGTTAAATAGGCACAAAGACGTCATCAATCCTGCCGTCACAAGTGAAGTCGTCGGTTTTATTGGGCTGGCATCCGAAGAAGATGTAGACCGGGCGATTACGGCAGCGGCAGATGCGTATCCAACATGGTCGCAAACATCATTGGATGAACGAATTGAGCGTGTTCACCAAGTATGGGAGCGTGTGAAAGACCGTGTCGATGAATATACGACTTTATTTGTCAGAGAAAATGGTAAAACTCTGCAAGAAGGCAAGTTAGATATTCAAAGATGTGTACAGATTTTAAATGAGTTGCCGGAAAACCTGAAAAACTGGTATGAGCCAAGAGATTTGTCCGGACAGGCCCAACAGGTCGAAATTCGGAGACGTCCAAGAGGTGTGACGGCAATCATCACCCCATGGAATTCCCCGATGATCTTAACGTTCAAGCGGGTCATACCGGCTATTTTGACAGGAAACACAGTCGTTTTCAAACCTGCGACAGATTGTCCATTGACAATTATGGTCTTCATGAAAGAGCTTGCTGACTGTCTACCGCCAGGGGTATTAAACGTTGTGACAGGTTCGGGTGGTCTTATTGGAGATCGAATCGCGAAGGACGAACGGGTCCGGACAATTGCGTTTGTAGGTGGCACAAATACAGGAAAAGTATTGATGGAAAAGTCTTCGTCTACTTTGAAGAAATTGAATATGGAACTGGGCGGTAATGACCCTGCCATTATATTGGCCGATGCCGATTTGAACAAGGAAACAATCCTAAAGTTAAGAAATGGAGTTTTGAAAGGTGCTGGGCAAGTATGTTCTGCCATTAAGCGCATTTATGTCCACGAAACTCGATACGAAGAGTTGTTGGATAAACTAAGCGAAGAATTTAACAAAACAATTGTCGGAAACGGGATCCAACCGGATGTCAAAATGGGCCCATTGAATAATGAATCACAATTTCGTTTCGTGAAAGATTTGATTGACCATGCAGAAAAAGAAGGTGCCAAAGTGCATTATTTTGGTAGAAAACTAAACGAGGATACATGGGAAGACGGATATTTCATGCTTCCGGCCATCGTTACAAATGTGCATCAGGAGAGTGAGATCATGAGAGCGGAGCAATTTGGTCCTGTCATTCCGGTGATGTCGTTCAATGATACCGAGCAAGTAATCAAATATGCGAATGATTCGGAATACGGATTAAGGGCATCCATTTGGACAACTGACATCGAAGCAGCAAAACGGTTGGCTGATCGTATCGAAGCTGGCGCCATATTCTTTAACAATCATACGATTTTCAAAGATTTACGCCTCGATTTTCCAGGAATCAAAGAAAGTGGTCTATCGAGCGTGACAGAATTTGGCGGCTTTGAACATTTCACTGATTCATATGGATTTGCCGAATAA
- a CDS encoding thiamine pyrophosphate-binding protein yields MESTQLQFTVADAIVKELVNAGVETAYGIVSIHNMPIYDAILREGSIELVCARGESGAVNMADGHARSTGKLGVAITSTGTGAGNAAGALVEAWSAGVPLLHITGEVSSEQIGTGRGYIHECKNQLQMMEGACKKAYQLKVPEQATGFIRKAIKEAFQVPSGPISVEIPIDYQSAIIPDTPIYDELANSSSIQEKFIVPEAVVQAMKEAKRPVLWVGNGAILSGASEQIRQLAEMTGAPVITSQSAKGIIPEDHPQCIGHFGASPETKQFLANADVLISIGVRFRSNETAGWSVEVPENHITIDADYLAVSRNYEAKYGLVGDIKTVVESLVTQLEESGYTMPSGEYSENVSELRETLRAKLRKTLGPYENILDSMRNRLDEETIFVRDVTVPANVWGSRLFEIYKPRHSIHASGGGIGQALPTGIGAQKANPDKRVVVLAGDGGFMVNIGELATAVQENLSMIILVFDDSGYGVLRNIQDAAYGRQVGVDLVSPDFVQLAHSMGIGSTRVGSADAFDQALENATGSDKMTLIVVDMEAVGPMAKPFGGPPGVASSFQPKRIK; encoded by the coding sequence GTGGAAAGTACACAATTGCAGTTTACGGTAGCGGATGCAATAGTAAAGGAATTAGTCAATGCGGGTGTTGAAACCGCTTACGGGATTGTGAGTATTCATAATATGCCGATTTACGACGCGATTTTACGTGAAGGAAGTATTGAATTAGTTTGTGCACGTGGAGAGAGTGGCGCAGTGAATATGGCTGACGGACATGCAAGATCGACTGGCAAGCTAGGCGTGGCAATTACAAGTACAGGCACAGGCGCAGGAAATGCAGCAGGTGCTTTGGTGGAAGCCTGGAGTGCCGGTGTTCCCCTATTACATATAACCGGTGAAGTTTCTTCTGAACAGATTGGGACAGGTAGAGGTTATATCCACGAATGTAAAAATCAGCTTCAAATGATGGAGGGAGCTTGTAAAAAAGCTTACCAACTAAAGGTTCCGGAGCAGGCAACTGGGTTTATCCGAAAAGCGATCAAGGAAGCATTTCAAGTACCATCAGGTCCAATAAGTGTTGAAATACCAATTGATTATCAATCAGCCATTATTCCAGATACTCCGATTTACGATGAATTGGCAAATAGTTCTTCAATACAAGAAAAATTCATTGTACCTGAAGCGGTTGTGCAGGCGATGAAAGAAGCGAAGCGACCAGTATTATGGGTCGGAAACGGAGCGATTTTGTCAGGTGCTTCCGAACAAATCAGACAGTTGGCGGAAATGACGGGCGCGCCTGTCATTACGAGCCAATCAGCTAAAGGAATCATTCCGGAGGATCATCCGCAATGTATTGGACATTTTGGGGCTTCTCCAGAAACAAAGCAATTTTTGGCGAATGCTGATGTACTCATTAGTATTGGTGTACGTTTCCGGAGTAATGAAACTGCCGGCTGGTCAGTTGAAGTACCGGAAAATCATATTACAATTGATGCCGATTATTTGGCGGTCAGCCGAAATTATGAAGCGAAGTATGGGTTAGTCGGAGATATTAAAACGGTCGTAGAGAGTCTTGTCACTCAACTAGAAGAGAGCGGTTACACAATGCCGAGCGGTGAATATAGTGAAAATGTGTCAGAATTGCGTGAAACGCTCAGAGCCAAGTTACGCAAAACATTAGGACCTTATGAAAACATTTTGGACAGTATGAGAAACAGACTGGACGAAGAAACAATTTTTGTAAGGGACGTTACCGTTCCAGCGAATGTTTGGGGAAGCCGACTGTTCGAGATTTATAAACCACGCCATTCGATTCATGCCTCGGGAGGCGGAATTGGCCAAGCCTTACCGACAGGAATCGGCGCACAAAAAGCAAACCCTGATAAACGGGTTGTCGTATTAGCAGGGGATGGCGGCTTCATGGTCAATATTGGTGAACTTGCAACAGCAGTCCAAGAGAACCTTTCGATGATCATACTTGTGTTTGACGATAGCGGTTACGGTGTACTTCGAAATATTCAAGACGCAGCATATGGCCGACAAGTCGGTGTCGATTTGGTCAGTCCGGATTTTGTACAGCTGGCACATTCGATGGGGATAGGGTCAACGAGAGTAGGTTCTGCCGATGCATTTGACCAAGCATTGGAGAATGCTACAGGGTCAGATAAGATGACTTTGATTGTCGTCGATATGGAAGCAGTAGGACCGATGGCTAAACCATTCGGGGGGCCCCCGGGTGTCGCTTCGTCATTTCAACCGAAAAGAATAAAATAA
- a CDS encoding SDR family oxidoreductase, translated as MDLNLKDKVVVVMGGTAGIGFETTKMLLEEGAKVAICGRSQDRLNQAVEKLTNDSNRENLFGLTCDVSKREDVEAFINATGEHFKRIDVLVNNAGRSIMSHFFDITDEQWQEQINLKYFAVIYAVQAVVPFMKAQGEGRIINMNATLSKEPEPHMVATAATRAGLLNMTKSLSHELARDNILINTISLGLIKTDQWERRRLERAPDVDPEVYYKELAENRKIPLARVGLPEEVGNVILFLASERASYVTGANIEVSGGLSKVL; from the coding sequence ATGGATTTAAATTTAAAAGACAAAGTTGTTGTCGTCATGGGCGGCACGGCGGGTATCGGTTTTGAAACAACGAAGATGCTACTGGAAGAGGGGGCGAAAGTCGCTATTTGCGGACGGAGCCAAGATCGCTTAAACCAAGCAGTCGAAAAGTTGACAAACGATTCAAATCGGGAAAATCTATTCGGCCTAACATGTGATGTTTCCAAGCGTGAAGACGTAGAAGCATTCATTAATGCGACGGGCGAACATTTCAAACGAATTGACGTACTTGTCAATAATGCAGGGCGGAGTATTATGTCACACTTCTTCGACATTACGGATGAGCAATGGCAAGAACAAATCAATCTGAAATATTTTGCAGTCATTTACGCGGTCCAAGCAGTTGTTCCGTTCATGAAAGCACAAGGGGAAGGTCGAATTATCAATATGAATGCGACACTTTCCAAAGAGCCGGAACCACACATGGTTGCAACTGCCGCAACGAGAGCGGGATTGTTGAATATGACGAAAAGTTTGTCGCATGAGTTGGCGAGAGATAATATACTCATCAATACAATTAGCCTTGGGTTGATCAAAACGGACCAATGGGAACGCCGAAGATTGGAACGAGCACCAGATGTGGATCCGGAAGTGTATTATAAAGAGTTGGCGGAAAATAGAAAAATCCCACTGGCTCGGGTTGGTTTACCTGAAGAAGTCGGAAATGTCATTTTGTTTTTAGCGTCAGAACGTGCCAGCTATGTCACAGGTGCAAATATAGAAGTATCGGGTGGGTTAAGTAAAGTTTTATAG
- a CDS encoding VOC family protein: MLEITHLRHISLITPNLEEQIEFYRDVWGLDVVSQDDNHVYFRGSSPEHHILHLQRGERRGLHHIAFGMVDKIAVDKAAVFLKEKGVEIIQQPGYLDEVGGGYGLRFVDYENRCYELSTWVDIHTEPWQRKVDSNPLYLNHIVLNTTDIQRSTDFFTEVLGFMVSDWSEDQMVFLRCDKNHHEISFNRAEHASLNHIAYEVEGVDEVMRGIGNVRKKGYKEIWGPGRHGPGNNIFCYFQDPGGFVMEYTCYVDVIEDKKTWRAQVWKRVPHLSDRWGIAGPPSPETRVKMAGEPDPGWALVNTK, from the coding sequence ATGCTTGAAATAACACATTTACGCCACATAAGTTTAATAACACCTAACCTGGAAGAACAAATCGAATTTTATAGGGATGTATGGGGATTGGATGTTGTCTCACAAGATGACAATCATGTCTATTTCCGCGGTTCAAGTCCTGAACATCATATCCTTCATCTGCAACGAGGAGAAAGAAGAGGTCTCCATCACATTGCATTTGGAATGGTGGACAAAATAGCAGTAGACAAAGCGGCGGTCTTTCTGAAAGAGAAAGGCGTGGAGATCATCCAACAGCCGGGCTATCTAGATGAAGTGGGGGGCGGTTATGGCCTTCGTTTCGTAGACTATGAAAACCGTTGCTATGAACTTTCAACATGGGTAGACATCCATACAGAACCATGGCAAAGAAAAGTCGATTCGAACCCGCTTTACTTGAACCATATCGTCTTAAACACAACTGATATCCAACGGTCAACGGATTTCTTCACTGAAGTGCTCGGCTTTATGGTTTCAGATTGGAGTGAGGATCAGATGGTGTTCCTGCGGTGCGATAAAAATCACCATGAAATTTCGTTTAACCGGGCTGAACATGCATCGCTCAACCATATCGCCTATGAAGTGGAAGGTGTGGATGAAGTGATGCGTGGAATCGGCAATGTCCGGAAGAAAGGATACAAAGAGATTTGGGGACCGGGAAGACACGGACCAGGCAATAACATCTTCTGTTATTTCCAAGATCCAGGCGGGTTTGTCATGGAGTACACATGTTATGTAGATGTGATTGAAGATAAAAAAACATGGCGCGCGCAAGTTTGGAAGCGAGTACCGCATTTATCGGATAGATGGGGAATTGCAGGACCGCCTTCGCCAGAAACTAGAGTGAAGATGGCGGGAGAGCCGGATCCCGGTTGGGCTTTAGTAAATACGAAGTGA
- a CDS encoding IclR family transcriptional regulator, with the protein MEITKKKLEKQKSDNEKYLSNSILRGLEVLKMFSVENQTLSLAEIASNLGVSRTTPYRILYTLEECGYIYQDSHTKRYGLRPKVLELGYTYLNSLELPELAAPYLEKLRDETGMSSHMGILDGNDIVYIARYPARSVATITINVGSHLPVHATAMGKCLLAHLPEENKEELLSKLQVLQIPDAPIVEVKKLRDELQSIKEKGYVFHKGEFETGVWSVACPIFGKDNKVIAAINIAITQHAADEELMEEKIIPAVCQVAREISSFMVLTI; encoded by the coding sequence GTGGAGATCACAAAAAAGAAATTGGAAAAGCAAAAAAGTGATAATGAAAAATATCTTTCAAATTCCATTTTACGTGGATTGGAAGTTTTAAAGATGTTCAGTGTAGAAAATCAGACTTTGTCCTTGGCAGAAATTGCAAGTAATTTAGGTGTCAGCCGAACAACGCCTTATCGCATCTTGTATACATTGGAAGAGTGCGGTTATATTTATCAAGATAGTCATACGAAGCGCTATGGACTTAGACCGAAAGTACTTGAACTAGGCTACACTTATTTGAACAGTCTCGAACTACCAGAACTAGCGGCGCCTTATTTGGAGAAGTTAAGAGATGAAACGGGCATGTCTTCACATATGGGGATATTGGACGGGAATGACATAGTGTATATCGCCAGGTATCCGGCTAGAAGTGTCGCTACGATTACAATTAACGTCGGATCACATCTGCCTGTCCATGCTACAGCGATGGGGAAATGTCTATTGGCACATTTACCCGAAGAAAATAAAGAAGAGTTGTTGTCAAAGCTGCAAGTATTGCAGATACCCGATGCACCGATAGTGGAAGTCAAAAAATTGCGTGATGAATTACAATCCATTAAAGAAAAAGGCTACGTCTTCCATAAAGGGGAGTTTGAAACAGGAGTTTGGTCTGTCGCTTGCCCGATCTTTGGGAAAGACAATAAAGTGATTGCTGCCATAAACATAGCGATTACACAACATGCGGCCGACGAAGAGCTGATGGAAGAAAAGATTATCCCGGCAGTTTGTCAAGTAGCTAGAGAAATATCCTCATTTATGGTTCTGACTATCTAA